In Acinetobacter radioresistens DSM 6976 = NBRC 102413 = CIP 103788, one DNA window encodes the following:
- a CDS encoding tetratricopeptide repeat protein — protein sequence MNYFQRLGNYIGAMRGNPDAQFKIANLMNQNDDPDSKDRAFTWFMNSADQGHPESCMYMIRHAIRINDIDNAVKYLRLSLPSENGVNEALLGQMLLNAYTQHIDQQRMNNGNLKAVTELDHYIQSLYPAPAKNELNLLSPEVALKTLDEALKHLKVGIEYQNPLALHALAVYTLEYKTDINQEEKIQAVKWLTLASNKNFAPSLQVLAGIYENGLYGYKANIEHGLKLRIKAAETGSKEAQYTLGMLIFKGNGFQQNRAEGKKLIKMAADQGYQEAIDFLETVEVNNNG from the coding sequence ATGAACTACTTCCAACGATTAGGTAATTATATAGGGGCAATGCGCGGCAATCCTGATGCTCAGTTTAAGATTGCTAACCTGATGAATCAGAATGATGATCCAGACTCCAAAGATCGTGCCTTTACTTGGTTTATGAACTCAGCAGACCAAGGCCACCCAGAATCTTGCATGTATATGATTCGTCATGCTATCCGGATCAACGATATTGATAATGCTGTCAAATATCTGCGCTTGAGTCTGCCCTCCGAAAATGGAGTAAATGAGGCTCTGCTTGGGCAAATGCTTCTGAATGCCTATACACAGCATATCGATCAGCAGCGCATGAATAATGGCAACTTGAAAGCTGTGACTGAATTGGATCACTACATTCAATCACTTTATCCGGCTCCTGCAAAAAATGAATTAAATTTGCTTTCACCCGAAGTCGCTTTGAAAACTTTAGACGAAGCTTTAAAACATTTAAAAGTCGGGATCGAATATCAAAATCCACTCGCCCTCCATGCTTTAGCCGTCTACACCCTCGAATATAAAACTGACATTAATCAGGAAGAAAAAATACAAGCTGTTAAATGGCTCACGCTTGCTTCTAACAAAAACTTTGCGCCGTCCCTTCAAGTTCTGGCAGGGATTTATGAGAACGGCTTGTATGGCTATAAGGCCAATATAGAGCATGGCCTTAAGCTGCGTATTAAAGCTGCGGAAACAGGCTCTAAAGAAGCTCAATACACACTTGGAATGCTCATCTTTAAAGGTAATGGCTTTCAACAAAATCGAGCGGAAGGTAAAAAACTTATCAAAATGGCTGCGGATCAAGGCTATCAGGAAGCAATTGATTTTTTGGAAACGGTTGAGGTAAATAATAATGGATAA
- a CDS encoding DUF6012 family protein, whose product MLLHLVPKFYNPHKHVKSIKLLSITIPDMNVSIDGKILRAVQHPENKSLYIAKDKSGNGFINGILIELPTSLLKQFYVVYEWSYKVRGTQVVRKHIITNYVKKLYQSTSKNQLLSHDVSLWKAFDDFPVRWPHDNLNKEAIDIEPLFDLGKGWIGEQYSYVYVPTLEVERLQSIKSENMPSLVWSLHGQWLEKNNEYIKQCEKFVAKQAILTKKKAIYFTLNTKVLLSEYRMISARPDVSGDVVAIMKDNAEISYKIWNKLTLDQHTQEENQDMASLIGVPVIVP is encoded by the coding sequence GTGTTATTACATTTAGTTCCTAAGTTTTATAATCCACATAAACATGTCAAAAGTATAAAATTACTTTCAATTACGATTCCTGATATGAATGTCAGTATTGACGGTAAAATATTACGCGCCGTTCAGCATCCTGAAAATAAATCTTTATATATTGCGAAGGACAAGAGTGGTAACGGCTTCATTAATGGGATTTTAATCGAACTGCCAACATCACTTTTGAAGCAATTTTATGTGGTGTATGAATGGAGTTATAAGGTCAGAGGAACACAGGTCGTCCGTAAACATATAATAACGAATTATGTAAAAAAGCTGTATCAGAGTACAAGTAAAAACCAATTACTCTCTCATGACGTATCACTATGGAAAGCGTTTGATGATTTCCCTGTAAGATGGCCTCATGACAACTTGAATAAAGAGGCCATAGATATAGAGCCACTGTTCGACTTAGGAAAAGGGTGGATCGGGGAACAATACAGTTATGTATATGTACCTACGTTAGAAGTAGAAAGATTGCAGTCAATTAAATCAGAGAATATGCCTAGTCTTGTTTGGTCTTTACATGGTCAGTGGTTAGAAAAGAATAATGAATATATAAAACAATGCGAAAAGTTTGTAGCTAAGCAAGCCATATTGACTAAGAAAAAAGCCATTTATTTTACTTTGAATACTAAAGTGCTTTTAAGTGAATATCGGATGATTTCAGCTAGACCTGATGTATCTGGTGATGTAGTGGCGATCATGAAAGATAATGCAGAGATTTCATACAAAATATGGAATAAACTGACTTTAGATCAGCATACTCAAGAAGAAAATCAGGATATGGCAAGCTTGATCGGTGTGCCAGTTATTGTCCCTTAA
- a CDS encoding nucleoside triphosphate pyrophosphohydrolase family protein, with protein sequence MGTLSSILDLHDYPMIYALQEEFTRVRGSFDLENQTAAIGSFNIFLSEFRELVRAVRDEDYLELRDGIGDVITTILALAYLIDMPIREKDLKDIYFEETLFPREDYLCYVDDIYEAVVKLEAAILAKDLDEVKRQVIRVMARTYHGLPEFSKFTIRDDLVAITKASLTKICPTIEDAEKSVQVYAEKGCETHYEKTNHGYAIFSSKVQEFGGEIISKGKFLKFYQWQSPVFEEITDEKSVWQCYPNVKFKALALLEGEAA encoded by the coding sequence GTGGGAACACTTTCATCTATTTTAGATTTGCATGATTATCCAATGATTTATGCACTACAAGAAGAATTTACCCGAGTACGTGGATCGTTTGATTTGGAAAATCAAACGGCTGCAATAGGAAGTTTTAATATTTTCCTTTCTGAATTCCGTGAACTGGTTCGTGCGGTACGAGATGAAGATTATCTTGAACTACGTGATGGAATTGGTGATGTAATCACGACTATTTTAGCTCTAGCCTATCTGATCGATATGCCGATTCGAGAAAAAGACCTGAAAGACATCTACTTTGAGGAAACCTTGTTCCCCCGTGAAGATTATCTTTGCTATGTAGATGATATTTATGAGGCCGTAGTAAAACTTGAAGCTGCAATTCTGGCAAAGGATTTAGATGAAGTTAAGCGTCAAGTAATCCGTGTTATGGCACGTACTTACCACGGTTTACCTGAGTTTTCTAAGTTTACGATCCGAGATGATCTGGTAGCAATAACCAAGGCTTCGCTTACTAAAATCTGTCCAACAATTGAAGATGCTGAAAAATCAGTTCAGGTGTATGCAGAAAAAGGCTGTGAAACTCATTACGAAAAAACCAACCATGGTTATGCAATCTTTTCGAGCAAAGTGCAGGAATTTGGTGGAGAGATCATCAGTAAGGGAAAATTCTTAAAATTCTATCAGTGGCAATCACCAGTATTTGAAGAAATTACAGACGAAAAATCGGTATGGCAATGCTATCCAAACGTAAAATTTAAAGCTTTGGCTTTGCTAGAAGGCGAGGCAGCTTAA
- a CDS encoding tetratricopeptide repeat protein — translation MSITKFLVTLTICSASCFAQAASSSREANIVKDVDLSAFTQKAIFDYASGTQEGYKSAFDNALKAFEGNGDPIASRLLGTMYYTGRGVSQDKHEALNYFLIASEFDAEAAYMAGKMMLTADGVSQNIHDGSDLMSQAADMGYSHAQLEMAKNSLEQALVENDGQMKSLMEKNSLHYGKKCAATQKECRKVLAYIFEHGLAGVPKSEIAAKEMYDLAK, via the coding sequence ATGAGTATAACCAAATTTTTAGTTACTTTAACAATTTGTTCTGCATCCTGCTTTGCTCAGGCTGCAAGTAGTTCAAGGGAGGCGAACATTGTCAAAGATGTAGACCTATCGGCATTCACTCAAAAGGCAATTTTTGACTATGCCAGTGGTACGCAAGAGGGTTATAAATCCGCATTTGATAATGCACTCAAGGCATTTGAAGGAAATGGCGATCCCATCGCATCCCGACTGTTAGGTACTATGTATTATACGGGCCGTGGGGTAAGTCAGGACAAACATGAAGCTTTGAACTACTTTTTGATCGCATCCGAATTTGATGCAGAAGCAGCTTATATGGCCGGCAAAATGATGTTGACTGCTGATGGTGTAAGCCAAAATATTCATGATGGTTCTGATCTAATGAGCCAAGCGGCTGACATGGGTTACTCACATGCACAACTTGAAATGGCAAAGAACAGTCTGGAACAGGCTTTAGTTGAAAATGATGGTCAAATGAAAAGCCTGATGGAAAAGAATAGTCTGCACTATGGGAAGAAGTGTGCTGCAACCCAGAAGGAATGTAGAAAGGTTCTGGCGTACATATTTGAACATGGTCTGGCCGGTGTACCAAAGTCAGAGATCGCTGCTAAAGAAATGTATGATTTAGCGAAATAA
- a CDS encoding tetratricopeptide repeat protein translates to MRNKKFVALAAVLAVGITGTGYYLVSGSNENALTKEEITATDKRESLESLYELAQEGVPMAMGKLAREFYDGVNVKRNDEKAFYWANRGHELNDDVATFILARMYYYGEATQQNSDKAIELMNSIKDRKLEVRYILGKIYLDQAKDDPSKFEQGLNEIRAAADDGLAQAQYDLANSMRVGAVVNTSQEVNTSAVLKQSSEYLAMAAAQGYTPAMRLLGLYFYNGVGVSKNTERGLKLLQEAADQGDQDSIEILEKQNFEI, encoded by the coding sequence ATGAGAAACAAGAAGTTTGTTGCATTAGCGGCTGTACTGGCTGTAGGTATTACAGGAACAGGGTATTACCTTGTGAGCGGCAGCAATGAAAATGCACTGACCAAAGAAGAAATAACAGCTACAGATAAACGTGAATCATTGGAATCACTCTATGAATTGGCTCAGGAAGGCGTACCTATGGCAATGGGGAAACTTGCCCGAGAGTTTTATGACGGCGTGAATGTAAAGCGTAATGATGAAAAGGCGTTCTATTGGGCGAATAGAGGACATGAACTGAATGATGATGTAGCTACCTTCATTCTGGCTCGTATGTACTACTACGGCGAGGCGACCCAACAAAACTCCGATAAGGCAATAGAGCTGATGAATTCGATTAAGGATCGCAAGCTTGAGGTTCGCTATATCTTAGGAAAGATATATCTGGATCAAGCCAAGGACGATCCAAGTAAATTTGAACAAGGACTGAATGAGATTCGTGCTGCTGCTGATGATGGCTTGGCACAAGCTCAATATGATCTTGCCAATTCAATGCGTGTTGGTGCGGTCGTAAATACCTCTCAGGAGGTCAATACAAGCGCCGTATTAAAACAATCATCTGAATATCTAGCTATGGCAGCCGCACAGGGCTATACGCCGGCTATGCGTCTATTAGGGTTATATTTCTACAATGGTGTTGGTGTATCCAAGAATACTGAGAGAGGGCTTAAGCTCTTGCAGGAGGCAGCCGACCAAGGTGATCAAGATTCAATTGAGATATTGGAAAAGCAGAATTTTGAGATTTGA
- a CDS encoding H-NS histone family protein, giving the protein MSNDFKDKLADSTVAELQQLSVEIAKAIEERKYKEINDARIQVRQIAESLGITLEELMAEPEKPARQNKKAKIKYRNPESENETWTGRGKQPRWLTQALESGAKLEDFAV; this is encoded by the coding sequence ATGAGCAATGACTTTAAAGATAAACTAGCCGATTCTACAGTTGCAGAATTACAACAACTTTCAGTCGAAATCGCAAAAGCAATTGAAGAACGAAAGTATAAAGAGATTAATGATGCTCGTATTCAGGTGCGTCAAATTGCGGAATCTCTAGGTATTACTTTAGAGGAATTAATGGCTGAACCTGAAAAACCGGCTAGACAAAACAAGAAAGCAAAAATCAAATATCGCAACCCTGAAAGCGAAAATGAAACTTGGACAGGCCGTGGCAAGCAACCTAGATGGTTAACACAAGCATTAGAGAGTGGTGCGAAATTAGAAGATTTTGCTGTGTAG
- a CDS encoding helicase C-terminal domain-containing protein, producing the protein MNNYNLAELIHTAFNPHGIVVSLGGRYVKEQYHYAQAVGETLMRPDNALAIIEAETGVGKSLGYLIPCLIFLSITPDANQIIISTFTRLLQKQVMHKDMPFAMRVVEQLGLEPATCAYRMGRQAFFCLDRTEYVINKLKQRYSHDDEYCSQLDSFMDFAVDSCKSGTGLWLDWLEEYYAFPEHVHSRDICLLYDGRINNDAYVQHINKAASARLLLTNHATLIGHDQVTDFAESAYMVIADEAHHLDRLMAERSNKILPMARINYLLGCAKEFDVFAPYVKETRNFVKHWLAAVNQYDKANGSYQDFYISSGGHKQWLNDQVDFVAHVEANLRHLEKDFRTYQKNNSLNHSQVECLERLDEALLTLAHWRASNDYLYRAVLFSDSMRNPSLAVVNPIASRLFAHTVKRLTSRIMITSATLFDNRPDDKAIAVAGDLGFSHEAVTCLLRLTPSTYGEMRFVLPSKNVSVPTSYDRDNRCNRFNHYWLQYTASMIREASKTGPTLVLTYSFEETRLIKEQLAGMGVKYIAQDAGTRLMECLPEFINGDCNILLTPSGWDGLNLRTLDNRQLLQHVVITRIPNAPKNELEEYVAKEYMLSKNMPPHIVDNILWLKQNNYCVRVLKQGIGRGVRSPDDSIMVWFADPRMPYYNSPKAKPLINAIPHRFMDNYAQAAIFTSNGDMNVVMDQRVSVVL; encoded by the coding sequence ATGAATAATTATAATCTGGCAGAGTTAATCCATACGGCGTTCAATCCTCATGGGATTGTTGTATCTCTGGGTGGTCGTTATGTGAAAGAGCAGTACCACTACGCCCAAGCTGTAGGCGAAACACTTATGCGGCCAGATAATGCGCTTGCGATCATTGAGGCTGAAACTGGTGTAGGTAAAAGTCTAGGCTACCTGATCCCATGTTTAATCTTCTTAAGTATCACTCCGGATGCAAACCAGATCATCATTTCTACTTTTACTCGCTTGCTGCAAAAACAGGTCATGCACAAGGATATGCCTTTTGCTATGCGTGTCGTGGAGCAGTTGGGCTTGGAGCCGGCTACCTGTGCCTATCGTATGGGCCGTCAGGCATTCTTCTGTCTGGATCGTACCGAATACGTGATCAATAAGCTGAAACAGCGTTATTCTCATGATGATGAATATTGTAGCCAGTTGGATTCATTCATGGATTTCGCCGTGGATAGCTGCAAGAGCGGTACAGGTCTTTGGTTGGACTGGTTAGAGGAATATTATGCCTTCCCAGAACACGTACATAGTCGAGATATTTGCTTGCTGTATGACGGCAGGATCAATAACGATGCTTATGTCCAACATATCAACAAGGCAGCATCAGCGCGTCTACTATTGACCAATCACGCAACTTTAATTGGACATGACCAAGTAACGGATTTTGCCGAATCTGCTTATATGGTGATTGCAGATGAAGCGCATCACTTGGATCGTTTAATGGCAGAACGGTCTAATAAAATTCTCCCGATGGCTCGAATCAATTATCTGTTGGGCTGTGCAAAAGAATTTGATGTCTTTGCGCCGTATGTGAAAGAAACTCGTAATTTCGTTAAACACTGGTTAGCAGCAGTTAATCAATACGACAAGGCCAATGGTTCCTATCAGGATTTCTACATCAGCTCAGGCGGCCATAAGCAATGGCTTAATGACCAAGTAGACTTTGTGGCTCATGTAGAAGCAAATCTAAGACATCTGGAAAAGGATTTCCGTACCTACCAGAAGAACAACAGCTTGAATCATTCCCAAGTAGAGTGCCTAGAGCGGCTAGATGAAGCTTTGCTTACTTTGGCTCATTGGAGAGCATCTAATGATTACCTGTATAGGGCGGTACTGTTTAGCGACAGTATGCGTAATCCAAGTCTGGCCGTAGTAAACCCAATCGCATCTCGCTTATTTGCTCATACGGTTAAACGTCTAACCTCTAGGATCATGATTACATCAGCGACCCTATTTGATAACCGGCCTGATGATAAAGCCATTGCTGTTGCCGGCGACCTTGGTTTCTCTCATGAGGCGGTTACGTGCCTGTTGCGCTTAACACCAAGTACCTACGGTGAAATGCGCTTTGTGCTTCCATCCAAGAATGTATCAGTACCAACCAGTTATGATCGGGATAATCGCTGTAATCGTTTTAATCATTATTGGTTGCAGTACACCGCCTCCATGATCCGAGAAGCATCTAAGACAGGGCCAACACTGGTACTGACGTATTCGTTTGAAGAAACTCGTTTAATCAAGGAGCAGCTTGCCGGCATGGGAGTGAAATATATCGCTCAAGATGCAGGGACCCGACTGATGGAGTGTCTACCAGAGTTCATTAATGGAGATTGCAATATCCTATTAACGCCGTCTGGTTGGGATGGTCTGAATCTCCGTACTTTGGATAATAGGCAGCTTCTACAGCATGTCGTGATCACTCGCATCCCGAATGCACCTAAGAATGAATTGGAGGAATATGTAGCTAAGGAATACATGCTATCCAAGAATATGCCTCCACATATCGTAGATAACATCCTATGGCTTAAGCAGAACAACTATTGTGTCCGTGTGCTTAAGCAGGGAATCGGGCGAGGTGTGCGCTCACCAGACGACAGTATTATGGTTTGGTTCGCTGATCCACGTATGCCGTACTATAACTCTCCTAAAGCCAAACCATTGATCAATGCGATTCCACATCGATTCATGGACAATTACGCTCAGGCAGCAATATTTACCAGTAATGGGGATATGAATGTAGTGATGGACCAAAGGGTTTCGGTTGTCTTGTAA